In one Lolium rigidum isolate FL_2022 chromosome 3, APGP_CSIRO_Lrig_0.1, whole genome shotgun sequence genomic region, the following are encoded:
- the LOC124703233 gene encoding CBL-interacting protein kinase 32 — protein MSTTKVKRRVGKYELGRTIGEGTFAKVKFARDTETGDPVAIKILDKEKLLKHKMVEQIKREIATMKLIKHPNVVRIHEVMGSKTKVYIVLEYVTGGELFDTIVNHGRMREDEARRYFQQLINAVDYCHSRGVYHRDLKPENLLLDSCGNLKVSDFGLSALSLQLKEDGLLHTTCGTPNYVAPEVLEDQGYDGAMADLWSCGVILFVLLAGYLPFEDSNLMALYKKISNAEFTFPPWTSFPAKRLLTRILDPNPMTRITVQEMLEDEWFKKGYKRAEFDEKYDTTSDDVDAVFNDSEEHHVTEKKEEEPVALNAFELISMSAGLNLGNLFDSELEFKRETRFTSKSSPKDIVRKIEEAAKPLGFDVQKKNYKLRLEKVKAGRKGNLNVATEILRVGPSLHMVEVRKAKGDTLEFHKFYKNLSNTLKDVVWKSDDLQIQHS, from the exons ATGAGTACAACCAAGGTGAAGAGGCGTGTGGGGAAGTATGAGCTAGGCCGGACCATCGGCGAGGGCACATTCGCCAAGGTCAAGTTCGCCAGGGACACCGAGACTGGGGACCCGGTAGCCATCAAGATTTTGGACAAGGAGAAGCTTCTCAAGCACAAGATGGTTGAGCAG ATCAAGCGGGAAATTGCAACAATGAAGCTGATTAAGCATCCAAATGTTGTCCGCATACATGAG GTGATGGGAAGCAAAACAAAGGTCTACATTGTTTTAGAATATGTCACTGGTGGCGAGCTCTTTGACACAATT GTTAACCATGGTAGAATGAGGGAAGATGAGGCAAGGAGATACTTCCAACAGTTAATTAATGCTGTTGATTATTGTCATAGCAGGGGGGTGTACCATCGTGATTTAAAA CCGGAAAATTTATTACTTGATTCATGTGGAAATCTGAAAGTGTCAGATTTTGGGCTGAGCGCCCTATCTCTGCAGCTCAAG GAAGATGGATTACTGCACACGACTTGCGGGACTCCAAATTATGTTGCACCAGAG GTCCTCGAAGATCAAGGCTATGATGGTGCAATGGCAGATTTGTGGTCATGTGGAGTTATTCTGTTCGTTCTGCTAGCAGGGTATTTGCCTTTTGAGGACTCTAATCTTATGGCCTTGTACAAGAAA ATATCGAATGCAGAATTTACATTTCCACCTTGGACGTCTTTTCCTGCCAAGAGGTTGTTAACAAGAATCCTTGATCCAAATCCGATGACG AGAATAACAGTTCAAGAAATGTTAGAGGATGAGTGGTTCAAGAAAGGTTACAAGCGTGCGGAGTTTGATGAGAAGTATGATACAACTTCGGATGATGTGGATGCTGTCTTTAATGATTCAGAA GAGCACCATgtgacagaaaagaaagaagaggaACCAGTAGCTCTTAATGCGTTTGAACTGATTTCAATGTCAGCAGGCCTCAATCTTGGAAACTTATTTGACTCTGAGCTG GAATTTAAGAGAGAAACAAGGTTTACATCAAAAAGCTCACCAAAAGACATTGTCCGCAAGATTGAGGAAGCTGCAAAGCCTCTAGGATTTGATGTGCAGAAGAAAAATTACAAG CTGAGACTAGAAAAGGTGAAAGCAGGGAGGAAGGGGAACCTCAATGTTGCTACCGAG ATACTGCGAGTTGGACCTTCTCTTCATATGGTTGAAGTTCGCAAAGCAAAAGGCGACA